In Bacillus sp. SB49, a single window of DNA contains:
- a CDS encoding OsmC family protein, producing MDFYLKENGVRTSVEFGQLNISGDEAFGFRPYQLMVASIAGCSVSVFRKILDKQRVEYEDIKVTAEVTRNPDEANRIEKVHLHFVIKGYHLNQDKLLKNLNVSKKNCSMVQSVKDSIVVEESLETIQLSK from the coding sequence ATGGATTTTTACTTGAAAGAGAACGGAGTGCGTACTTCCGTGGAATTTGGACAGCTGAACATATCCGGAGATGAAGCATTCGGATTCCGCCCTTATCAGTTGATGGTTGCTTCCATAGCCGGGTGCAGTGTGAGTGTTTTTAGGAAGATTCTTGATAAACAGCGTGTGGAGTATGAAGATATTAAAGTTACAGCAGAAGTAACGAGAAATCCGGATGAAGCCAACCGGATAGAGAAGGTGCATCTCCATTTTGTGATCAAAGGGTATCACCTGAATCAGGACAAGCTGCTGAAGAATTTGAACGTTTCTAAGAAGAATTGTTCTATGGTACAATCGGTCAAGGACAGTATTGTAGTAGAAGAATCTCTTGAGACAATTCAGTTAAGCAAGTAG
- a CDS encoding Na+/H+ antiporter family protein, which yields MAWAVVVSVLVMTVLSLLRVNVIVAILAAGLTAGLMNGETLTSSLEILVNGMGEQASVALSYILLGAFAIAISYSGITTILVSYLLRVLKNKRTMIVFVIAFVASLSQNVIPVHIAFIPILIPPLLKLFDEMKLDRRAVAAALTFGLKAPYVMIPVGFGYIFHQTIQKSMESNGIELSIGTIAQSLIIPGSGMIVGLLIAVLITYRKPTVVNEQQANEEDVLVQTQDQKFNKKHVLTIVAIIVTLVIQAVWANLVLAALAGIVLMFAFRVVPYSKGDKVINDGIAMMGFIAFVMLVASGYANVLTTTESVSALVEVSSDYLGNNQAFIAFILLLVGLVVTMGIGSSFATIPILAALFVPICVAAGFSPLATAALIGTAGALGDAGSPASDSTLGPTSGLNADGRHNHIWDTCVPTFLHYNIPLFIFGWAASLFL from the coding sequence ATGGCTTGGGCAGTCGTCGTATCTGTCCTCGTAATGACTGTGCTCAGTCTATTGCGTGTGAACGTCATTGTTGCTATCCTTGCTGCTGGCCTGACTGCCGGCTTGATGAACGGTGAAACGTTAACCAGCTCACTGGAAATCCTTGTTAACGGCATGGGAGAACAGGCAAGTGTAGCTTTAAGTTATATATTATTAGGAGCTTTTGCAATTGCGATCAGTTACTCGGGTATCACCACCATCCTTGTCAGTTATCTGCTTCGCGTGTTGAAGAATAAAAGGACGATGATCGTTTTTGTCATTGCCTTTGTAGCAAGTTTATCTCAGAATGTCATACCTGTGCACATTGCATTTATTCCTATATTGATACCACCTTTACTGAAACTGTTTGATGAAATGAAATTGGATCGTCGTGCTGTTGCAGCCGCGCTTACGTTCGGATTGAAGGCTCCTTACGTTATGATTCCTGTCGGCTTCGGTTATATATTCCACCAAACGATTCAAAAGTCCATGGAATCGAATGGAATTGAATTGAGCATCGGAACGATCGCACAATCCTTGATTATCCCAGGTTCCGGTATGATTGTCGGATTGCTGATTGCTGTTCTCATCACTTATAGAAAGCCGACAGTGGTGAATGAACAGCAGGCGAACGAAGAAGATGTACTTGTACAGACGCAAGATCAGAAATTCAACAAAAAGCACGTTCTGACTATCGTAGCAATCATCGTCACATTGGTTATCCAGGCTGTCTGGGCTAACCTCGTCCTTGCTGCGCTTGCGGGAATTGTACTGATGTTCGCTTTCCGCGTCGTACCTTATTCTAAAGGGGATAAAGTAATAAATGATGGAATCGCTATGATGGGGTTCATTGCTTTTGTTATGCTGGTTGCCTCCGGCTATGCAAATGTACTGACGACGACAGAATCGGTATCTGCGCTTGTGGAGGTCAGCTCTGATTACCTTGGTAATAATCAAGCCTTCATAGCATTCATTCTGCTCCTTGTAGGTCTTGTTGTGACAATGGGAATAGGATCATCCTTCGCGACTATTCCTATCCTGGCTGCTTTGTTTGTACCGATTTGTGTGGCTGCAGGATTTTCTCCATTGGCCACGGCGGCATTGATCGGAACAGCTGGAGCACTCGGCGATGCTGGATCCCCTGCATCGGATAGTACCCTGGGACCGACCTCGGGACTAAACGCAGATGGCAGACACAACCATATTTGGGATACGTGTGTGCCGACATTTCTTCACTACAACATTCCGTTGTTCATTTTCGGATGGGCGGCTTCCTTATTCTTGTAA
- the pdaA gene encoding delta-lactam-biosynthetic de-N-acetylase has product MWKVISLLVLLSAVLVYPTAAFAEGWGYSKSKDGNVPEVGRYKPMIDKYDGFYYDETEQPVVYLTFDNGYEQGYTGKVLDILKEKQVPAAFFVTGHYIESAPDLLKRMASEGHLIGNHSWSHPDFTKISKETMKEELDKVDEAVRKLTDQDVMTFVRPPRGTFNDQTLQWSRELGYTHAFWSIAFKDWETDKQKGWEYAYNSVIDQIHPGAVILLHTVSQDNAEALSQLIDELRKRGYRFGNLNDLMIKQIVPAPLWQL; this is encoded by the coding sequence ATGTGGAAAGTGATCTCTCTCCTGGTACTTTTAAGTGCGGTTCTGGTTTATCCAACCGCTGCTTTCGCAGAAGGCTGGGGATACAGTAAGAGCAAAGATGGAAATGTCCCTGAAGTCGGTCGTTATAAACCGATGATAGATAAATACGATGGTTTTTATTATGACGAGACAGAACAACCCGTTGTTTACCTGACCTTCGATAATGGGTATGAACAAGGATACACAGGTAAAGTATTGGACATCCTCAAAGAAAAGCAGGTTCCGGCAGCATTTTTCGTAACGGGTCATTACATTGAGAGTGCACCTGATTTATTGAAGAGGATGGCTTCAGAAGGCCATTTGATCGGCAACCATTCCTGGAGCCATCCGGACTTCACAAAGATATCAAAAGAGACAATGAAAGAAGAACTGGATAAAGTGGATGAAGCGGTCCGGAAATTGACGGACCAGGACGTCATGACGTTTGTTCGTCCCCCGAGAGGGACGTTTAACGATCAAACACTGCAATGGTCGCGGGAGCTTGGTTATACGCATGCATTCTGGTCCATTGCCTTTAAAGATTGGGAAACGGACAAACAAAAGGGATGGGAGTATGCCTACAACAGCGTCATTGATCAAATACATCCCGGAGCGGTCATTTTGCTGCATACCGTATCTCAGGATAACGCAGAAGCGCTGTCCCAATTAATTGATGAGCTCAGGAAACGCGGCTATCGTTTTGGGAATTTAAATGATTTGATGATCAAACAGATAGTGCCTGCTCCTCTCTGGCAGTTATAA
- a CDS encoding YfkD famly protein, protein MNKRWLVLIILIGLFTLAAAGTISAEKKQSKDDKGDIPSHVLNISKDNTYPNSTDDQQLLEAEDITKQLMKDTNIRITNPQLIEMLNETSLKPSPLAIGYRGEIFLGRWPLAYESKETNINWEYQKINENEKNNHGGESVEKLSYLQQEEKQVKGGLTSRISQSDQMMKLILLEAQNNTKLPLSFNTVIGKGTKQNNSYAVPTNKVGILHAYAPAVNEKGDVTFGDVYIQLKGSKKTLSIKNVTRQGIGAWIPIQDHVSFSFELK, encoded by the coding sequence TTGAATAAACGATGGTTGGTACTGATAATACTCATCGGCCTCTTTACCCTTGCAGCTGCAGGGACCATATCTGCGGAAAAGAAGCAGTCCAAAGATGATAAAGGGGATATCCCGAGCCATGTATTGAATATATCAAAGGACAATACGTATCCGAACTCAACGGATGATCAGCAGCTGCTGGAAGCAGAGGACATCACCAAACAATTGATGAAGGACACGAACATCCGAATTACAAACCCACAGCTCATCGAAATGCTCAATGAAACATCATTGAAGCCGTCCCCATTAGCAATCGGCTACCGGGGAGAAATCTTCCTTGGAAGATGGCCGCTCGCTTATGAATCAAAAGAGACGAACATCAACTGGGAATACCAAAAAATTAATGAGAATGAGAAAAACAATCACGGTGGCGAAAGTGTTGAGAAACTAAGCTATCTTCAACAAGAAGAAAAACAGGTGAAGGGTGGCTTGACTTCACGAATCAGCCAGAGTGATCAAATGATGAAATTGATTTTACTGGAAGCTCAAAACAATACGAAACTGCCTTTATCGTTCAACACAGTTATTGGAAAAGGTACAAAACAGAACAACAGTTATGCAGTACCCACGAATAAAGTCGGGATACTACACGCCTATGCCCCTGCTGTAAACGAAAAAGGTGATGTGACCTTTGGAGATGTCTATATTCAACTCAAGGGTTCAAAGAAGACGCTGAGCATTAAGAATGTGACTCGTCAAGGCATCGGTGCCTGGATCCCGATTCAGGATCATGTCAGCTTTTCGTTTGAGTTGAAATAA
- a CDS encoding metal ABC transporter ATP-binding protein yields the protein METKQSILEMKNVSFKYERELVVKDVDLSIEQGQFLGLVGPNGSGKSTLIKLMLGLIRPDRGKINLFGQPIKDYKDWQEIGFVSQKANSFNSGFPATVLEVVKTGLVSRIGAFKFFNKKHKDKAMEALRTVEMEEFSDHNIGELSGGQQQRVFIARALVSDPALLILDEPTVGVDAKHVTEFYNLLGRLNKEQGITLLMVTHDIGTITDHATHVICMNKTVHFHGASKDYKEFSEEDLNQLYGHAVQQLSHNHAEVNHHD from the coding sequence ATGGAAACTAAACAAAGCATTTTAGAAATGAAGAATGTCTCTTTTAAATATGAAAGGGAATTGGTTGTGAAAGATGTAGATCTTTCCATCGAGCAGGGACAGTTTTTGGGCCTTGTAGGTCCCAATGGTTCAGGCAAGTCGACTCTAATTAAGCTTATGCTCGGTCTCATCAGGCCGGATCGTGGGAAAATTAACTTGTTCGGCCAGCCGATTAAGGACTATAAAGACTGGCAGGAAATTGGTTTTGTCTCCCAGAAAGCGAACAGCTTTAATTCCGGCTTTCCAGCTACAGTATTGGAGGTAGTGAAGACAGGGCTTGTTTCCAGGATAGGTGCCTTTAAGTTCTTCAATAAAAAACATAAAGATAAAGCCATGGAAGCTCTCCGAACGGTAGAGATGGAAGAATTTTCTGACCATAACATCGGTGAGCTGTCGGGAGGCCAGCAGCAGCGGGTGTTCATAGCGAGGGCTTTAGTAAGTGATCCTGCTCTGCTGATATTGGATGAGCCGACCGTCGGTGTGGATGCAAAGCATGTAACGGAGTTTTACAACCTTCTTGGCCGTTTGAATAAAGAGCAGGGGATTACCTTGTTGATGGTTACCCATGATATCGGTACCATTACGGACCATGCAACACACGTCATCTGCATGAACAAGACGGTTCACTTCCACGGGGCTTCCAAAGATTACAAAGAGTTCAGTGAAGAAGATCTCAACCAACTATACGGCCATGCTGTTCAACAATTGAGCCATAACCACGCAGAGGTGAACCATCATGATTGA
- a CDS encoding mechanosensitive ion channel family protein: MTLKEFITYLDENTAIKLLIVAVIIFLSALVLRKVIHSFFKKTDFMEERKEKTLESMMNSVISYASVIGFLLIVLNEFTSIGNLLAGAGVIGIIVGFGAQNLIKDFFAGLFLLYEKQLHKGDYVTINDTFHGTVEDIGLRFLKLREWSGKLLTISNGQINTIENFNFEYMRVIEKVTTNFHEDPRKVMLILEKACERLNEELQEYLKKDLTGKPLEPFQVYGMTSLNDQYRGYQYTVTGLVIDLVYWTAAKKTRFILAETLYDHQIRLAEQRVEVRSTVDDSDYFNSNEKLT; this comes from the coding sequence ATGACATTAAAAGAATTTATCACCTATTTAGATGAAAACACAGCAATAAAACTGCTGATTGTAGCTGTTATCATCTTTCTCTCTGCACTCGTGTTACGAAAAGTCATTCACTCCTTCTTCAAGAAGACAGATTTCATGGAAGAGCGTAAGGAGAAAACGCTGGAATCCATGATGAACTCCGTTATCAGTTATGCCTCCGTCATCGGATTTCTGCTTATAGTGCTTAATGAATTCACTTCCATAGGCAATCTCCTTGCAGGAGCTGGAGTGATCGGGATCATTGTCGGATTTGGTGCCCAAAACTTGATCAAGGATTTCTTTGCCGGACTTTTTCTCTTATACGAAAAACAGCTTCACAAGGGAGATTACGTCACCATAAATGATACCTTTCACGGTACTGTAGAAGACATCGGCCTGCGCTTCTTAAAGCTCCGCGAATGGTCTGGAAAGCTTCTTACAATCAGTAATGGACAAATTAACACCATAGAGAATTTTAATTTCGAATACATGCGTGTCATAGAGAAAGTAACCACTAATTTTCATGAAGACCCACGCAAAGTGATGCTCATTCTTGAGAAGGCATGTGAACGATTGAATGAAGAACTGCAGGAATACTTAAAGAAAGACCTGACAGGAAAGCCGTTGGAACCGTTCCAAGTGTACGGCATGACATCCCTCAACGATCAATACCGTGGGTATCAATACACCGTAACTGGTCTTGTCATCGATCTCGTTTACTGGACAGCTGCAAAAAAAACACGCTTCATTCTAGCCGAAACGTTGTATGATCATCAGATCCGTTTGGCAGAACAGCGTGTAGAAGTAAGGTCAACCGTTGATGACAGTGATTATTTCAACTCAAACGAAAAGCTGACATGA
- a CDS encoding DNA-3-methyladenine glycosylase family protein, translating to MWKERFKATGFYDFDYTLLRWQFDPLTRLDRAERWVDVPVKLGEERHIVRVQGLGTTAEPVFEVSGESVKDKDALVTHVQELFQWGVNLENIHQHFMDTNVKQLFQDHPGTPIVKDFHLYDCLMKVIIHQQLNMKFAYTLSTRFVHTFGSTKDGVWFYPDPEETAALKYEDLRALQFSQRKAEYVIDTSRMIAEGRLDLAALSGQSDEEVKKQLVKIRGIGPWTAENWLLFGLGRQDLFPKADIGIQNAWKVYFDMDKKPSYEQMETHSAGWHPYRSYASLTLWRSIEG from the coding sequence TTGTGGAAAGAAAGATTTAAAGCAACTGGTTTTTATGATTTTGATTACACGTTACTTCGATGGCAATTCGATCCTTTGACGCGTTTGGACAGAGCTGAGCGCTGGGTTGATGTCCCGGTGAAGTTAGGGGAAGAACGACATATTGTCCGTGTCCAAGGCCTCGGGACGACTGCTGAACCGGTGTTTGAAGTTTCCGGTGAGAGCGTGAAAGACAAAGATGCTTTAGTCACGCATGTACAAGAGCTTTTTCAGTGGGGGGTAAATTTAGAGAATATTCATCAGCACTTCATGGACACGAATGTAAAGCAGCTGTTTCAGGACCATCCCGGAACACCGATCGTTAAAGATTTTCATTTGTATGACTGCTTAATGAAAGTGATCATTCATCAGCAGTTGAATATGAAATTTGCCTACACGCTAAGTACAAGATTTGTCCATACGTTCGGATCAACGAAAGACGGGGTATGGTTTTACCCCGACCCAGAGGAGACAGCCGCACTGAAGTATGAGGATCTCAGGGCACTGCAATTCAGCCAAAGGAAAGCAGAATACGTCATAGACACTTCCAGAATGATCGCAGAGGGCAGGTTGGACTTGGCCGCTCTCTCCGGACAGAGTGACGAAGAAGTCAAGAAACAATTAGTGAAAATAAGAGGCATCGGGCCCTGGACTGCTGAGAACTGGCTGTTGTTCGGATTAGGAAGACAGGATCTGTTCCCAAAGGCAGACATTGGAATTCAGAACGCGTGGAAGGTATATTTCGATATGGACAAAAAACCGTCCTATGAACAGATGGAAACGCACAGTGCAGGCTGGCATCCATACAGGAGCTATGCTTCTTTGACTTTATGGCGCAGCATTGAAGGGTGA
- a CDS encoding YczE/YyaS/YitT family protein, translating to MELRNFVIKAFFYLLGLTIMSLGIAMTIEADLGAGAWDAINVGLVEIIGLTVGTWVIIIGAILIVVNALIAKEKPDILAVITILVLGRFIDFWLLHAFEGLDLTTLWSRIGLSLGGIVILGIGVSLYLQPQFSLNPIDNLMISLRKRFGFSITISKTMTEGFALVVALLVGGPVGIGTILILVFIGPMIQFFEGKANQLMNKLLSE from the coding sequence TTGGAATTGAGAAACTTTGTCATTAAAGCATTTTTTTATCTGCTTGGTCTGACTATCATGTCACTGGGGATAGCCATGACGATTGAAGCGGATCTTGGGGCTGGCGCGTGGGATGCTATTAACGTCGGTCTTGTTGAGATCATTGGACTGACTGTCGGGACATGGGTCATTATCATAGGAGCGATTTTGATTGTAGTCAATGCGCTGATAGCTAAAGAAAAACCCGATATCCTGGCGGTTATAACCATTCTTGTGTTGGGGAGGTTTATTGATTTTTGGCTTCTCCATGCCTTTGAAGGTTTAGACTTGACTACTTTGTGGAGCCGAATCGGATTGTCTCTCGGCGGCATTGTTATCTTAGGTATAGGGGTTTCCCTCTATCTGCAGCCGCAGTTCTCATTAAATCCCATCGACAACTTGATGATTTCATTGAGAAAGCGTTTTGGTTTCAGTATTACCATATCAAAGACCATGACAGAAGGATTTGCCTTAGTCGTAGCACTTCTGGTCGGTGGGCCGGTTGGAATCGGTACCATACTGATTCTCGTCTTTATCGGTCCGATGATCCAGTTCTTCGAAGGTAAGGCGAACCAATTGATGAACAAGTTGTTGTCAGAGTAA
- a CDS encoding MFS transporter encodes MNYMRRRFWTLISLVTISGFSQGMLLPLLAIILEQNGISSSVNGLHATGLYIGILLASPFMEKPLRRIGFKPMIMIGGALVVVSLALFPLWQALWFWFILRVAIGIGDQILHFGTQTWITATADKKSLGKSIAYYGLFFSAGFTIGPLMTNLLTFGTFAPFLLSSLLSLSVWLLMLRIRNEMPEAHTATARETSSLQRFRQALQLGWVAFLPPLAYGFLEGTLHGIFPIYGLRIGHDVHTLSFIIPSFAAASLLSQIPLGTMSDKYGRRNVLLTVVTLGIFAFLGAAVWEESVLGLFTTFAMAGLCVGSLFSLGISYMTDLLPRDLLPAGNILCGMAFSIGSILGPFLSGSFLDLLPGMSFFYVIVALLLIVLAATFIKKSPQTQERAAE; translated from the coding sequence ATGAATTATATGCGAAGACGATTTTGGACATTAATCAGCCTTGTAACGATTTCAGGATTTTCCCAAGGGATGTTACTGCCGCTCCTGGCTATCATTCTGGAACAAAACGGAATTTCCTCTTCCGTTAACGGGCTCCATGCCACCGGATTATACATAGGAATACTCCTCGCTTCGCCATTTATGGAAAAGCCGTTACGGAGGATCGGGTTCAAACCGATGATCATGATTGGAGGAGCACTCGTTGTGGTTTCGCTGGCTCTTTTCCCATTATGGCAGGCACTGTGGTTTTGGTTTATCCTGAGAGTCGCCATTGGGATCGGGGATCAAATCCTTCACTTCGGAACCCAAACTTGGATCACAGCGACCGCAGATAAAAAGTCATTGGGAAAAAGCATAGCTTACTATGGACTTTTCTTCAGTGCAGGATTCACGATAGGTCCACTGATGACAAACCTATTGACTTTCGGAACATTCGCTCCATTCTTACTATCTTCTTTGCTGAGTCTTTCCGTCTGGTTACTTATGCTCCGGATCAGAAATGAAATGCCCGAAGCACACACGGCGACGGCAAGGGAAACCAGTTCGCTGCAACGCTTCCGACAGGCACTGCAACTTGGGTGGGTGGCTTTTCTTCCCCCGCTTGCCTATGGATTCCTGGAAGGAACCCTGCACGGGATCTTCCCTATTTACGGACTGAGAATCGGCCACGATGTCCATACACTCTCGTTCATCATTCCAAGTTTCGCTGCAGCAAGCTTACTTTCACAGATTCCACTTGGTACGATGAGCGACAAGTACGGAAGGAGAAACGTCCTATTAACAGTTGTCACGTTAGGAATTTTTGCATTTCTTGGTGCCGCTGTCTGGGAAGAATCCGTCCTCGGCCTTTTTACTACTTTTGCTATGGCAGGACTATGTGTCGGTTCCCTCTTCTCACTGGGGATATCCTATATGACCGATTTGCTCCCTAGAGACCTGCTGCCTGCCGGTAACATATTATGCGGAATGGCTTTCAGTATAGGCAGCATTCTCGGCCCTTTCTTATCCGGGTCATTCCTCGACCTCTTGCCGGGTATGTCCTTCTTCTACGTTATCGTCGCCTTGTTGCTTATCGTCCTTGCAGCGACATTCATTAAAAAGAGTCCACAAACACAAGAAAGAGCCGCGGAATGA
- a CDS encoding Fur family transcriptional regulator — protein sequence MNIETALQKLKEKGYKRTKQRERILDIFINQDQYIAAKDILKEIQEDFPGVSYDTIYRNLYMLTEVDILEATELGGEKHFRLGCDTHGHHHHFICTLCGKTKSIEFCPMESINENLSGYDVENHKFEIYGKCPQCQ from the coding sequence ATGAATATCGAGACAGCACTGCAGAAACTGAAGGAAAAAGGATATAAACGTACGAAACAGCGGGAACGCATCCTCGACATTTTCATCAATCAGGATCAATACATCGCTGCTAAGGATATTTTGAAGGAAATCCAGGAAGATTTCCCTGGGGTAAGCTATGATACGATCTATCGGAACCTGTATATGTTGACGGAAGTGGATATTCTGGAAGCGACCGAGCTGGGCGGAGAGAAGCACTTCCGCCTCGGATGTGACACGCATGGGCATCACCATCATTTCATATGTACCCTCTGCGGTAAGACGAAGTCCATTGAATTCTGTCCGATGGAAAGTATTAATGAAAATCTAAGCGGGTATGACGTAGAGAATCATAAATTTGAGATTTATGGAAAATGTCCGCAGTGCCAATAA
- a CDS encoding metal ABC transporter solute-binding protein, Zn/Mn family, with translation MRKIWITAIILLSVFILTACGDKETSGQGEGQEGKLKVYTTVYPLQFFAEQIGGETVDVSSILPPGSDAHTYEPTTKEMVEMAESDLFIYNGAGLEGYAEKISQAIEPEGVSILAAANGMDLEESAHTHEGDTHDGASEEADDHAHEAESGHEGHNHGEQDPHVWLDPVRSIEMAENIKDQLVDLNPEEKDRYEENFKELEGKLTDLDQSFHDTISSKDKKEIIVSHAAYGYWEEAYGIRQISVSGLSPTNEPSQKDLEKIVKEAKDHDLRYVIFEQNITPKVSEIIQKEIGAETLRFHNLAVLTEEDIEQDEDYFSLMNRNLDVLEKALTE, from the coding sequence ATGAGAAAAATATGGATAACAGCAATCATTCTATTGAGTGTTTTTATACTGACAGCTTGTGGAGACAAGGAAACATCCGGTCAAGGAGAAGGACAGGAAGGAAAATTAAAAGTCTATACGACGGTGTATCCATTACAGTTCTTCGCTGAGCAGATCGGGGGAGAAACAGTAGATGTCTCGTCTATACTCCCGCCTGGTTCAGATGCGCACACGTATGAGCCTACAACGAAGGAAATGGTCGAAATGGCGGAATCTGATTTGTTCATTTACAATGGTGCGGGTCTTGAAGGATATGCAGAAAAAATATCCCAAGCGATTGAGCCGGAAGGAGTATCCATTCTTGCCGCAGCGAATGGGATGGACTTAGAGGAGAGTGCCCATACTCATGAAGGGGACACGCACGATGGGGCATCTGAGGAAGCGGATGATCATGCACATGAAGCGGAGTCCGGCCATGAAGGTCATAATCACGGCGAACAGGACCCGCATGTCTGGCTGGACCCTGTTCGCTCTATAGAGATGGCTGAGAATATTAAAGACCAACTGGTAGATCTCAATCCGGAAGAGAAGGATCGGTATGAGGAAAACTTCAAAGAGCTGGAAGGGAAGTTGACAGACCTTGATCAATCCTTCCATGATACGATTTCCAGTAAGGACAAAAAAGAAATCATTGTATCTCATGCCGCTTACGGTTATTGGGAAGAGGCATATGGCATCAGGCAGATTTCCGTTTCCGGTTTAAGCCCGACCAATGAACCCTCCCAAAAAGATTTGGAGAAAATCGTAAAGGAAGCCAAAGATCATGACTTGCGCTACGTAATTTTTGAACAGAACATTACGCCGAAAGTTTCAGAGATCATTCAAAAGGAAATCGGAGCTGAAACGCTTCGATTCCATAACCTTGCTGTGCTGACAGAAGAGGATATAGAACAAGATGAAGACTACTTCTCTCTTATGAACCGCAATCTAGATGTGCTTGAGAAAGCACTGACCGAATGA
- a CDS encoding metal ABC transporter permease, which translates to MIESFFQYEFLQNAAITGLLIGIVAPLLGVFIVVRRLSLIADALSHITLTGIAASLLLEKKVTGINDWNPIYMGMVFSVGGAVLIERLRKVYKHYEELAIPIILSGGIGLGVILISLADGFNTDLFSYLFGSVTAVSRDSMWTVLVITMIVVMIVILFYKELFVLSFDEEHASVSGVNGRWIHLLFIVMVALVIASSMQVVGILLVSALMTLPVASALRIARSFKQTIGLSIAFGEISVMLGLFSSYHLSVPPGGTIVVIAILILILSILYKKVRTQLWIKGEVG; encoded by the coding sequence ATGATTGAAAGTTTTTTTCAGTATGAATTTTTACAGAACGCCGCCATTACAGGGCTGCTTATCGGAATCGTCGCACCTTTACTCGGGGTGTTCATTGTCGTTCGTAGACTGTCACTGATTGCTGACGCTCTCTCCCACATTACGTTGACGGGAATCGCCGCCAGCTTGTTGCTGGAGAAAAAGGTGACAGGAATCAACGACTGGAATCCGATTTATATGGGGATGGTCTTCTCCGTTGGGGGGGCCGTGCTGATTGAGCGGCTGCGCAAGGTATATAAGCACTATGAAGAGCTTGCTATACCAATCATCCTGTCCGGGGGAATCGGTCTTGGTGTCATTCTCATTTCCCTCGCAGACGGCTTTAACACGGATCTGTTCAGTTATTTGTTCGGGAGCGTGACAGCGGTAAGCAGAGACAGTATGTGGACCGTACTGGTAATAACGATGATCGTCGTCATGATCGTCATTCTCTTCTACAAAGAGCTGTTCGTCCTGTCCTTCGACGAAGAGCATGCTTCTGTTTCAGGAGTTAATGGAAGGTGGATCCATTTATTATTTATCGTCATGGTCGCGCTCGTCATTGCGTCTTCCATGCAGGTGGTCGGAATTTTACTTGTTTCCGCCTTGATGACGCTCCCGGTAGCGTCAGCGCTTCGGATAGCCAGAAGCTTTAAACAGACGATCGGGTTGTCCATTGCATTCGGGGAAATCTCTGTTATGCTTGGTCTGTTCTCTTCCTATCATCTCAGCGTTCCACCAGGAGGGACGATTGTTGTAATCGCTATTTTAATACTAATTTTATCTATCTTGTATAAGAAAGTCAGGACGCAATTATGGATAAAGGGTGAAGTCGGATGA
- a CDS encoding SE1561 family protein: protein MTQQKRIQDLKAKLADFMGRLDQLDPEETSVEDIDRLISMLEDLERQMD, encoded by the coding sequence ATGACACAGCAAAAGAGAATTCAGGACCTGAAGGCAAAGCTTGCGGATTTCATGGGCCGCCTGGATCAGCTTGATCCTGAAGAGACATCTGTAGAAGATATTGACCGCTTAATTTCCATGCTGGAAGATTTAGAGCGCCAGATGGACTGA